The Bos mutus isolate GX-2022 chromosome 11, NWIPB_WYAK_1.1, whole genome shotgun sequence nucleotide sequence cagcagctggtgGACAGGGAGGGCGGGCGCAGAGCAGCCCTCACACTGGCCTGGGTGGAGGAGGGCCGTTCTCCCCGTCTGTGGCCCCAGGGCTTGGCTGGGACGCCCCTGACCGGGCGGTCCTGTGTCCACAGTGCAAGAGAAGCCGGAGCCGGTGCCGCTGGAGAGCCGCTCCTGCGTCCTGATCCGCCGCGACCTGGTGGCCCTGCCCGCCAGCCTCATCAGCCAGATCGGGTACCGCTGCCACCCCAAGCTCTACTCCGAGGGGGACCCTGGCGAGAAGCTGGAGCTGGTGGCAGGTGAGGCCCCGCCCCACCGCATCTGCTGTCTGCAGAGGCCCTccccttttgtttttccttcggAGCTGTGAACAGCGTTACTCATCACCAGTCAGTcaaacaaacgaaaaaaaaagaacatcttaAATTTCCTCTTAATTTCCTTTTAGAAGAATGTGTCACGAAGAGGAGTTATTCAATTGAATTAATTTAGCATTTTAATTGAATCCCCTGGGCTGGTCGGGCTTCTGATTGGCAGGGGCCGCAATCACGACTGTGTTTTAATTTAGGTCGTGGCTAAAACCAAGTCCTGTAGAGTTTGCcggcccccccccgcccccgcccccccccagcTCCCGAGTGTCCAGAGGCCACGTTCAAGGGCCAGTGTCGCCAGCTTCCACACAGCGGCTCCTAGATGGACCCGCTTtttctataaaaacagacaacGCAGTGGGATCCAAAGCCCATTAGGGCTGGTGCCTGTTGGAAACATTTATCTTCTCAGTGTTGGAATTCATTGGGCCTCACGGCTCCTTGTGGATTCCAACCCCCACACCCCCTCGGCCAAGCCACaagtcttgtgggatcttagtttcctgaccatggCCTGGCAGTgagagcgcagagtcctaaccagtggacggCCAGGGACGTCCCTCCTTGCAGATGTTTAAGGCTGTCTAGCAGTGAGATGAGAATTCATGGGCCACTGGGCCCCCACTCCTGTCCAGCACCCCGCCTGCCGCTCCTGGGCAGCTTCGTGGGGTTTTTCTGCCCGAGACATCCTCGCTGCTCAAACCACGCCTCAGCGGGCCACCTGGCCTTTTTAGCCGACAGGAGAGTCGCCAGGCGGTGTTAGCTGGTCTGGACGGGcctgggtggggtgagggtgcCCCTGGCCATACCCCACTTGCCCTGCCCCCATGCCGGCTGTTACCGTTCCAGCAAGGGCCCAGCTCCTGAGTTCCAGGACTGTCCGCATTGGACTGGGATGGACTCAGAGTGGGCAGGTTCCTTGGagccctgggggtgggtgggcatgGTCTCCGGGGAGGCCTGtttgggctggggaggggtgtgggcCGGCCACCTTCCCTGGCTgggtccctccccagccccaagcctcctgcTGGTCCCCCTTTGCAGATCTCCCCACTGCGAGGCGGCTGTCCGGCCCATGTGGCTCAGGGTGACCCGTCTCGCTGCTGGGTTTGAGGCTCTGCAGACCTTGCGGGATGAGGCCCTTGGGGACACTCAGTGTGTCTTGGCCGGGGCATCCGATGGAGGTCTGCATCCAGCATCAGCCACATGCTTCTTGGCCCCGTGGCTACGGGTGTCCCTGGAGACCTGGCTCGTGGTGGGGACAAAGTGTGAAGCCAGGGaaggccccccacccccgagcTGGCGAGTCACGTCTTCCCAGGGTGTCCTCCCGCCTTCTGCTCTGCCCCCGCAGAAGGGAGGGCTGCCTTGTTCCTGCTTTTCACTAAGATGCTTCAGTACATACTCTATCGTAGACAAAGGCCCAAAGAGGCCCTGGAGGCTCCCTGTGCCTGTGCCCAGCGCTTCCCTGCCCTTCTGCGTTCTTCACACCTGTGGCTCCCAGCTGGGGACACTGCCTCTGGCCTaagctcctttctccatgggcaGCATCCGGGGTGAACCATCTGGGGTGAACCGGGGCTCCAGCAGCCTGAGCCTGCGGTCATCCCTGCCCTTCGTTGGCTGAGCCCTGGGTGGGCCCAGTCTGACCGGGCTCCCTGGGGCGAACAGCACTGCAGGGTGCGTAGTCCTGCCTTTGcgctgggctggagggagggtcAGTGCTGGGCCGGGGAGCCCCTCCCTGAGCTCCATgactccacctcccacccctgcccgcaGTTCTTTGATCGGGGAGCAGCTGAGGTGCAAGACAGGGGTTTACCCAAACCCACACCCAGGGCAGTTCCCCCGAGGGCCGGAAGGCAGTTTGGGGACCGCCCCATGGAAGCGAGTGACCAAGGCGCCCTCCTCCTGGAGACAGGACCCCGAGGGAGCAAGGACGGCCTGGGGCACCCTGGGGTCCCCGGGCCTGGAGTAGGGGTGCTGTCAGTGTCGGGAAGGCCCCgcctgccccctgcctccccctcACCTGCAGTCCGCCCGTCCTGGGCCCTGCAGCCCTGGGTCTGGGCCTGAgggcctctctgtctctctgtgtctgacGGCCGCAGGCTCTGGTGTCTACATCACGCGTGGGCAGCTGATGAACTGCCACCTGTGTGCGGGTGTGAAGCACAAGGTGCTCCTGCGCCGCCTCCTCGCCACCTTCTTCGACAGGTAGGTCCCTGCGGGCAGGCGGGCGCAGAAGCCTCGTCCCCTCTAGGCGAGGCTGTGCGTGTAGGGCCTGCACCTTCCCAGCTCCACGCCTGTGTCAGCCCGGGGCCTGGGGAGGGCTTCACCCCCAAGTGAAGAAGCATGCTGGCTGCACGTCATGGGGAGTGGGGGGCCTGCCCCTCACCCCGACCCCCCGGGAAGATAAGCAGCAGACCGTGGGTGGGGCGCGTGCGCAGGTGGGTGGCATCCCCTCCTGCCGCCGCCTCACGCTGCCTCCCCTGCCCGCCCCTCCACCAGGAACACGCTGGCCAACAGCTGTGGCACAGGCATCCGTTCGTCCACCAGCGACCCGAGCCGCAAGCCGCTGGACAGCCGCGTCCTGAACGCTGTGAAACGTAAGAGGAGGGCTGGGGGGGTCACTAGAGGGGGGCGGGCATCTCCAGGAGGCACCAGATCCCTGGATCTCAGCCTGGGAAAGGCGGCTTCTCCCAGAGGGAGCCGGTCTTGGGGTCGACGGGGAGAAAAGAACAGCTCGCGGGAGCCCGGGCTCGAGGTGTGAACGTTCTTGGTAGGTTTCCAAGCGTGATGAATTCAGCTGCGAAACTATTttaatatgtgaaatagatctaattttcctttttgaaCAAAACCCCTTATTTACATTTGGGGGTTATTTTGAGCCTTTGCCATCTGCTCGGCCTGCTTCTGCCTCCCGCTCCTGGGTGTGTGGGGGCGGAACCGGGTCCATCTTGGTGGCAGACTGCCGCCGCCCCCATCCCTgaaaccccccacccacccagccacccCTGCCCTGGGACAAGGAAGAAGCCACCCGTGCCCGGCCTGGGCCAGACCAGCTGATCTCGTCTTCCTGAAACACTGTCTTAGTTTTCTTGCTTAAAAGAATCTCTCCCATGAGGCTAATTCTGTTTAGAGCAAAGAGGGGCCTTTGCAGCAGGTTATTGCATCCCAGAGCATGCGGTGCTGGCAGGGCTCTGAGAGGAGGCAGGCGGGGTGGGGCTGGCCCGCCTGGAAGCAGGGCTCACAGTGGCGGGGGGCTCACTCTGGGGGACCCGCCTCTGAGTTCCCTGCTGTTTGTGGAGAGCTGGGTCTCCTGGCTTCTGGAACagaaaggaggagagggtgggtcATTATTGTCAAACACGATGCCGCTGCCGCGGGCTGGGCTGAGAGCAGGCATGAGCCAGCACCCTCCTCACTCCTTGCCGGCCCTTCAGTCCATCTAGAGCCCAGAGAGACCCACCCCCAGAGGAGTGGGACGGGGCCTCCAGCAGGGAGAAGGGTGACTGACCGCTGGTCTTCAAACTGCCCCAGGAGAGGCCTGAGTGGCCACGTGGCCTCCTTTGCCAGAGGGACGCAGGGTGGAGAAGGATCCCCCCCTCCACTGGCCAGAGTGGCTGCTCCAGCCCAGAGCACGCCCCGCCCCAAGGCCCCTGGGGAGGCGGAGGGTGGGGTCCTGGGATTCCTGCGGGTGGGTGGCCGCTCACCCTGCCCTGCCGCCCTGTCCTTGCAGTGTACTGTCAGAACTTCGCCCCCAGCTTCAAGGAGAGCGAGATGAACGTCATCGCCGCGGACATGTGTACCAACGCCCGCCGCGTGCGCAAGCGCTGGCTGCCCAAGATCAAGTCCATGCTGCCCGAGGGCGTGGAGATGTACCGCACGGTCATGGGCTCCTCGGCGGCCGGCGCGCCCCTGGACCCCGAGTTCCCGCCGGCCGCCGCGCAGGTGTTCGAGCAGCGCATCTACGCCGAGCGGCGGGGCGAGGCCGCCGCCATCGTGGCCCTGAGAACTGACGCCGTGAACGTCGACCTGGCCGCCTCCGCCAACCCCGCCTTCGAGGCCGGCGAGGAGGCCGACGGGGCCGGCTCGGTCATCCAGGAGGTGGCCGCGCCCGAGCCGCTGCCCGCCGATGGCCAGAGCCCCCCGCAGCCCTTCGAGCAGGGCAGCGCCAGCAGCAGCCGGCCCGCCACGCCGGCCCCGGGGAGGAGACCGGAAGGCCCGTTACGCGGGGCCCTTGTAGGGAGGAGCCCCAGGCGGACCGGCGCCCAGGCGGGTACGGAAGCTGCTTGCATGCGTTACTAATACAGACAAATGTGATCAAGCCACTTACCTACTGAACTGCTACTGTTGCctgaaaaaaatgtgatttttattctgcttgtatttaaaatttatgaaggAAACAAATGCATTCGTTATACTGTAAACCGATTAGGCCACTGGCGACCTAGTTGCGAGAAAGGTCCCAGGGGCTCCTTTTTGATATTCGAGAGGTTAGTCTCCAAGTTGTAGCTCCTCTTCCCCCGCGTGGGGAGGGGGTGAGAGGCCCCCAGGCCCCGGTGCCTGGCTCTGCCGGCCTCCCacccccccctccctccccctgcccggGATGAGGCCGGGGGCCTGTGGGGTGGGAACACGCGCTTTGGGGTCCTCGGTCCTCACGCCTGGGGACGGGGacccccccacccctctgggGCTACGGGCCAGGGCTAGGCCCCCAGGGGCCAAATCCCCGTTTTACCTTCTTCCTGAGACTGGGGGAGCAGGTCTGCCAGGTCCAccgtgtgtgtggggtgtgggtgtgtgtgtgcagagcatgcgtgtgtgtgtgtgtgtgtgtgtgtgtgtgtgtgtgtgcaagggcGGTGGTGACGGCTCCGCGGTGGGCTGTGCTAGTCCATGTGTGTGAGAGGAAGTGGTCTTGGCTGTGTCTGCTCTCCTGCCCTGCGCCCCAGGGCCTGACCCCCGCAGCTCCACGGACCCTCAGTCCACCTGGGACCCAGGGCCCGGGCCGCCCAGCACCCCCTGGTTCCTGCCTGGCCGCCCGCTGCCCCGTGGGGTGGGGCCACTGCCCGTGGTGCAGCCCTCGCAGCCCTCAGCCACGTTGGGTttatgtttgcttgtttattcgTTTTCGTCTTAATTCAGATCTATTTCATATTTGGTTTGGAAACTTtcagacacaaaagaacaaaaaaaaattaagagaggcTGGGGTGTCCCTGCCCCGACCCACCTCGGCTCTGGGGGGGTCTGTGTCCCAGACCCCAGGCTGGGCCCCACTCACCCCTGTGGAAGGGCAGCCAGGGTGAGGAGGAAGGGAACTGGGGGCCAGGTGGGCGCTGGGCTCCCCACATGTGCTCAGAGGCCCAGGGTGCACGGACCTCCGAGGCTATGGGTAGGTGGGCACTGGGCACAGGCCTGAGCGGAGGCGGTTTGCAGGCGCAGAGGTTCTGGAATGCTTCAGGGCAGAGGGTGTTGACGGGGGTTGGGGGCCAAGGGCTTTGTTGGTTTGAGGCTGGAAAGCTCACTGTGAAGTTTCATTGCTGTTTGAGGGAAGGGGCACAGGCTGTCCCAAGTGCTCCCATCCAGACACCAAGGGGCCGCCCCCCACCTAGTCCCAGGTGGCCCCCAGGCATGGCCAgaggccccccaccccagccctacTCCCTGCACTCTGCCttccctttccccccacccctgccaggcaGGTGTgacccacccccccccacccccgccagcccACAAAGCTGAGCCACCCCCAGCCTCTTGCATGTCCCAGCTGGGAGGGGGGCATCATGGGAGAGGGGCTTCGGCActgcccccccccaaccccaggctccTCGTCCTGCTGACTGCCGCGCTCCCTCGTGGAGGGCCCTTGGAGGAGACCTTGGTGTGGGGGGAGCGAggggtgcttcttccagccaggcCAGACATGTGGCCTGCTCTCTGCAGAGGTCTGATGGCCACGGGCTGGGCTAGGAGGACCCAGGGTGGGCACATGGGAGCTGACCTCAGCCCCTTCGCCTGCCTGTCTCTGCCCCAGGGGCTGCGGCTCCTTCCTGCTGGGGCTTCAGGCCGACCATGTGGCCCAGAGGTGGGCCTCTTCCGTctcaggcctggggaggggcggcgggggggggcgAGCTGGCACAGCCCACAGCCCACCAGGGACCAGGACCAAGTCCTCCTGGAGTTGGGAGGAGGCCACAGCCcctaggtgggggtggggtgggggcgggtgaGGCGGACTCCACCACCCTACCAGAGCCCCCATCGTCGGCCGACACCCCATGTTTGCACTTTTATCCAACTATCTCCTGGGGACCCTCGGGGGCCGGCTGCCCGCCCTGGCTGTGGACAGAAGGGCTTTGCTCTCTCCTCTTGACCCCCACTCCAATGTGGGCCCGGTGGCCAccccccggcccccggccccgaGGTCAGGACCGGGAGGGGCGCCGGCCTCCCAGAGAAGGCCTGACTGCTGCTCAGGCCAGCACAATGTCTCATGACCTCTGTTCTTTAATTGTCATAGTCGCCGTCTGTTTTGTTGTTCTGGGTAAGGAAGGCTAGAGCTGCAGGTGAAACTTTAATAAGAATCTAATGTGAATGGCTGCTGAACTCTTCCTGCGCTCCGGACGGGCCAGGCCGAGCGTTTTGCACTAATGTGTCCCGCGGTGGACGTGGGGCGGAGCGTTTGCAGACGGGCGTGGCTGATGATTGTATCTGCCGGGGTGCTCCCCCCGCCGCGTCCGGAATGTTCCgcggggcgggcggcggcggcgggcctGGGCTCAGGGGGGGCCTTCCAGAGTGCCTTAGCATCTTTTGATCATTTTTCCCAAGGAAAACCAATTAGGAGAACCAGACCCTTCCCTCCTCTGTTTACAAGACGACTAATTCCTGTCCTGTGAGCGTGACCCTCCACACCCGACCCCTGTAGACCGAGAGACAAGCCACTCAGTATTTATGAGATAACCGCACCTTTATCCCTAAGCTTGACTATTAGCAATACGCATATACTACATAGAGTCTACATAGAGCTAAGTCTATCAGCGCCTTTCGGAGAGAGAAGGACTGGGCCAGTCCCAGCGGCCATGGCGGGCAGCCCGCCTGGGCTCCgcggccgccccccacccctgccctccccgGTGGCCGGGCTGGGCCCCGGGAGGCAGCTGGGACGAGTGCAAAGGTCCAGGAGAAGGAACCGTGATGTGACAGATACTGTGAGCTCGGTGGGGCTGCCTGTCCGCCCGGCCGGTTGGCCGGCGGCCTCGGTACTTGAAACCTGTCTTGCTTTCTGCACTGTCTGGTCTCACCCAGAGTTCTCTGTGGTTGCTTAGCCTTGCACTTGATGCGATCGTCTTACCCTGCCCTTGAATGTGGACCAGAGGCAAGGGGAGAGGCCTCTGGGCGTGCGGCCTGCGGCCCCAAAACCGCTGTCCGGGTGCTGGGGACCCAGGAGCCGGGCGTGTTTCTCCTCCATGAAAACTCATTCCTCGGCGGCCTTTCtgctgggaggaaggaggaaagcagGGGCTCAGCCTGGGAGCAGCCTGCTCAGTTCCGGCCCTGACTCTGTCCCCATGTGATGGCCGGAACCTCCCAGCGTGGGTTGGGTGCGTGCCACCCCCAGCCGTGGACGGCTTAGATTCCCCTCCACCGGGTTATCTTTATGGAAACACTCTGCTGCAAGTCGAAAAAGGCCTATGGCCCATTAACCACCTGAAAACTCAGAGAAaacctctgcctgcctctctgccagcAGTAAATCCTAAACACAGAACTGAAAGCTCAGAGCCGTCTTGAGCTTTAACTACTGTTTCTGAATGTTGCTGCTGCAGACGTCTGTCATTATGTCAGCCAGCCAGCTCCAGGCGTGTCGCCCGCCAGCGGCCAGAGAccgtggtggggggcaggggtgggggtgggggggctcggTACAAGGTGTTTCTAACCTGGCaagggtttttggtttttgttcgtttgttttgttctgtttctttgagaagaacGAGAAGGAATCTGATGCAGCATCTGTCTAAAGCATTCAGATTGGACACCCCGCTTGGATTCTGATCAGCGCTTCTTCGTTAGCGTTTTGCACATGGTTGTCATTTTTATGTCAAAAGAAGCCAAAACTTGCAATACTATTTTTAgcagacaaaaaataataaaaactaaatataaaccgtataaatatttttgacttgAACATTTGAATGGCATTGGGTGCAAATAGACCATTCATCCTTTGGACGGACtgtttggggaaaagaaagagacttTTGCAAAGGAGACGGTTGTTGTTAAAGAGTCCGTGGAGGGGTTAAGTAGTACTGTAACTCACGACTGttaaaaatcaatacataaaTTGTCCTGTGCTGTATAGGAGGCCTGTTTCACAGTAACACTGAGTTCCATTTCAGCCTCAGAAgagactggcttttttttttttttttttttttttttttttttaaagaaggaggaAACCTCTGTTTGTTCCTCCTGCGCCTCCCTCTCTTTCGTGCTGCTACTTGGCAGAATTCAGACTGTTGCTTTTTCGCCACGGCTGACACCCTATCATAACTCAGAGGACACGACTACGTCCGCCAGCGACCAGGACCCAGAGGGCTTGCAGTGTGCTCAGAGCCGATCCAGGAAGTGGAAATCCGTTACAAACAAAAGGATGTGATCGTTCATTGTAAAGCGCTTTGTAAAATTCACATTTACAGAATAATAAAGTCAGTTCAAACCCAAGTTGCCTGCACTTGGCTCCTCTGTGGGGTTGGGAGAAGCCAGGGAGGGCATGGGTTTGTTGGAGGCAGGGCAATCAGCCGTCCCAGGAGGGGCACCCTCAGGACCCGGGAGCCCTGGGTGGGAGAAGGGGCCATCCCCAGGCTCACTGCCCATTGTCCACACCTGgtccccttctccctgcccccagtgTCTTAGAAGGGAAGGGGGCTGGTGGGCAGGATGTCGGTGGGGGGCGGTCCCGTGCCTGGGGCGGGGGGGCGCCTGAGCTCCTGGTGAATTGAGGGGGCTCTCCCTTTCATTGTCTGCAAACTGGGGCGCCTGGCTCACCTGCCTGCCCCCCCAGGCGTGCAGCTGCCTCCCACCCGGCCCTTCCCCTCCTCTGCTCCTGGGCCAGGTCCGCCCCCAGCTGGACGAAGTGGGAATTACAAGTGGGCGGAGCGGGTCGCTGGTCCGAGAGCCCCAGGCTCCATCCCCTGAGCATCTCTGGAGCCATCCCTCCAGTTTCCCCAGGGCTGGTTCGCAGATTCAAGCGTGGCAGCTCTGTCCACCCTTCACTCCACTGCTATACCGACAAGGACCTTTTTGGGCTCCAGCGGGTAAGGTTGTGCATCTGTTTGTCCCACGGACTTCAATCAGTTCTCAGGTTCTCACGTGCGACTCATGCTCAGACATCTAGGTGGTGGGCTCCTCACTTCTTCTGTCCTTGGAGGGTCTTGTCCAGAGGGGCCACGGTTGGCTTTCTAAAGGCACCCCTGGCCTCTCCCCTTTCTCAGGCTTTGTAGCAATTGTTCTGCCCAAGCtgctgttgtttagccactcagtcgtgtccaactcttttcaacctcatggactgtaaccctccaggctcctctgcccacaggatttccctaggcaagaatactggagtgagttgccatttccttctccaggggatcttctccactgaTTAAACTtgcttctcttgcattgcaggcagattctttaccactgagccacctgggaaaccctgccaTGGATGGATTTATTTACTCATCTGTTTATCTTGAAACTGCCCCCCAACACGGGGTGGGTAGGTACGGAGAGGAGGGGTCTGGAGAAGGCAGGGGTCTGTAAGTCTGCTTGGAGTGACATTCCCTAAAGGGGGCAGGGTCCCCTGGAGCCATGGCCAGGGTGGAGCAGGCACAAGGGCTAACGTGGGTGGACGTGGTTTCCAGATGGGCCTCTTGGAGGGGCTACCCCGCAGTCCTCTCATCAATGCCCGGGAGCCTGGTCAGAGACAGGCCCAGGAGGAGCCCGGCTTGCCTGCCCCACCCCGCACCCAGCCCTGGGGGGTGAGCACTTCTGTGGGATCTGGTTTTCAGCTCTGCTCACCCATCAGCTTGGCCGCTACAAGCCCTTGCCCCTCCTGCCCAGGACCTCAAAACTGCGGGATCAGCAAATTCCAGGTCACCCACCTGGGCTGACGGAGACACCTGATCTCTGGGCCACAGACTGTACCCCTCGAAGGCCCCCACTCAGGCAGCCCCATGCCCCCGGTAGCAGGGACAGCTGAGGCCGGGGCTGGGGGCGGTACTGTGAGGAAGGGCTCTGCTCTGAACCCAGGAGTCCTGCCACGTTCTGGTTTGAGCTGtccagcccagcccccaccccgggTGAGCCTCTGGGTTCCCCGCAGGATGAGATCCAGCATCTACCGGCCGGGCTCTGTCCTCCCCAGCCTCTGTCCTTCAACCGGCCTCCCTGCCCTTGCAGCCTCCACAGAAACTGGCTGAGGCATCAGAACCTTTGCATCCCACCCCTTTGTCCTGTCCTGGAAGTGGGTGCGACGTCAGCAGGACCCGGAGCTCAGCCAGGAGCCCTTTGTCCTCCGGAACAAAGGGTCGGagcccgggggtgggggtgggggtggggggctaaGCCGTGGGGGAGGGGCGCCCTGGATCACGCTGCCACAGAGGGGTGACCGGCCCGCTCCGGATCCGGGTGGACACTGTGGGTGTGTCCTTCCTGGCCCTGAAAGACCATCACCGCTCCCTCAAGGCATCCCAGTGGTGCGGGAGGGTGTCCAGGCCTGTCTGCTGTGGCAGAGGAGGCCTGGGTGGTCAGTTGTGGTTCTGTGTTGGGTCCATTCCATCTGGCCAGGAGGGTCCAC carries:
- the NACC2 gene encoding LOW QUALITY PROTEIN: nucleus accumbens-associated protein 2 (The sequence of the model RefSeq protein was modified relative to this genomic sequence to represent the inferred CDS: inserted 1 base in 1 codon); protein product: MSQMLHIEIPNFGNTVLGCLNEQRLLGLYCDVSIVVKGQAFKAHRAVLAASSLYFRDLFSGNSKSAFELPGTVPPACFQQILSFCYTGRLTMAASEQLVVMYTAGFLQIQHIVERGTDLMFKVSSPHCDSQTTMIEDASSEPQSPCNQLQPAAAPPYVVSPSVPIPLLTRVKHEALELPLAAGPGLAPKRPLETGPRDGAAVATGSAVAAGTAPLKLPRVSYYGVPSLATLIPSIQQAPYSQGERTXPGASSLPTTDSPTSYHNEEDEEDDEAYDTMVEEQYGQMYIKATGSYAVQEKPEPVPLESRSCVLIRRDLVALPASLISQIGYRCHPKLYSEGDPGEKLELVAGSGVYITRGQLMNCHLCAGVKHKVLLRRLLATFFDRNTLANSCGTGIRSSTSDPSRKPLDSRVLNAVKLYCQNFAPSFKESEMNVIAADMCTNARRVRKRWLPKIKSMLPEGVEMYRTVMGSSAAGAPLDPEFPPAAAQVFEQRIYAERRGEAAAIVALRTDAVNVDLAASANPAFEAGEEADGAGSVIQEVAAPEPLPADGQSPPQPFEQGSASSSRPATPAPGRRPEGPLRGALVGRSPRRTGAQAGTEAACMRY